A portion of the Myripristis murdjan chromosome 13, fMyrMur1.1, whole genome shotgun sequence genome contains these proteins:
- the aldoca gene encoding fructose-bisphosphate aldolase C, protein MTHQFPTLSAAQKKDLHDTALRIVAPGKGILAADESVGSMAKRLAQVGVENTEENRRQYRQILFSADDRINSCIGGVIFFHETLYQHSDNGVPFVKMIKDRGILVGIKVDKGVVPLAGTCGETTTQGLDGLSERCAQYKKDGAVFAKWRCVLKISDTNPSKLAITENANVLARYSSICQQHGIVPVIEPEILPDGDHDLKRCQYITEKVLAAVYKAMSDHHVYLEGTLLKPNMVTPGHSCPTKYSPEEVAMATVTALRRTVPPAVTGVAFLSGGQSEEEASIHLNAINNCPLVKPWILTFSYGRALQASALRTWRGHKENENAATEQFIKRAEVNSLACQGKYIGGDDCGEIGQRVYGPSHAY, encoded by the exons ATGACACACCAGTTCCCCACGCTCTCTGCGGCGCAGAAGAAGGACCTGCATGACACGGCTCTGCGCATAGTTGCCCCAGGGAAGGGCATCCTGGCTGCAGATGAGTCTGTGG GCAGCATGGCTAAGCGGCTGGCCCAGGTGGGagtggagaacacagaggagaaccGCAGACAATACCGGCAGATTCTCTTCAGCGCAGACGACCGCATCAACAGCTGCATCGGAGGGGTCATCTTCTTCCACGAGACGCTGTACCAGCACTCTGATAACGGCGTACCCTTTGTCAAAATGATCAAGGACAGGGGCATACTGGTTGGCATCAAG GTTGACAAAGGTGTCGTCCCACTGGCTGGAACTTGTGGAGAAACCACCACACAGG GTCTGGATGGCCTGTCAGAGCGCTGTGCACAGTATAAAAAGGATGGAGCGGTCTTTGCAAAGTGGCGCTGTGTGCTCAAAATCAGTGACACCAATCCCTCTAAACTGGCAATTacagaaaatgcaaatgttCTGGCTCGTTACTCCAGTATCTGCCAGCAG CATGGGATAGTGCCCGTCATAGAGCCAGAGATTCTGCCTGATGGAGATCATGATCTGAAACGTTGCCAGTACATCACTGAGAAA GTCCTTGCCGCAGTGTACAAGGCCATGTCGGACCACCATGTGTACCTGGAAGGCACTCTGCTCAAACCCAACATGGTGACTCCGGGGCACAGCTGCCCCACCAAGTACAGCCCAGAGgaggttgccatggcaactgtCACTGCCTTGCGCCGCACCGTTCCCCCAGCGGTCACAG GAGTGGCATTTCTCTCAGGCGGTCAGAGTGAAGAGGAGGCCTCCATCCACCTGAATGCCATCAATAACTGCCCTCTGGTCAAACCCTGGATCCTGACATTCTCGTACGGCCGGGCCCTGCAGGCCTCCGCGCTCAGGACTTGGCGAGGACATAAAGAGAACGAGAACGCCGCCACTGAGCAGTTCATCAAGAGAGCAGAG GTGAACAGTCTGGCATGTCAGGGGAAGTATATTGGAGGTGATGACTGTGGCGAGATTGGCCAGCGCGTCTATGGTCCCAGTCATGCATACTGA
- the dynll2a gene encoding dynein, light chain, LC8-type 2a isoform X1, with protein sequence MDPDGLGKSDDMTDRKAVIKNADMSEDMQQDAVDCATQAMEKYNIEKDIAAYIKKEFDKKYNPTWHCIVGRNFGSYVTHETKHFIYFYLGQVAILLFKSG encoded by the exons ATGGATCCGGACGGCCTGGGAAAGT CTGACGACATGACTGACAGGAAAGCTGTGATCAAGAACGCAGACATGTCTGAGGACATGCAGCAGGACGCCGTGGACTGTGCCACCCAGGCCATGGAGAAGTACAACATAGAGAAGGACATTGCAGCTTACATCAAGAAG GAGTTTGACAAGAAGTACAACCCTACATGGCACTGCATTGTTGGGAGGAACTTCGGCAGCTATGTGACCCACGAGACAAAGCATTTCATTTACTTCTACCTGGGCCAAGTGGCCATCTTGCTCTTCAAATCCGGCTGA
- the dynll2a gene encoding dynein, light chain, LC8-type 2a isoform X2, which produces MTDRKAVIKNADMSEDMQQDAVDCATQAMEKYNIEKDIAAYIKKEFDKKYNPTWHCIVGRNFGSYVTHETKHFIYFYLGQVAILLFKSG; this is translated from the exons ATGACTGACAGGAAAGCTGTGATCAAGAACGCAGACATGTCTGAGGACATGCAGCAGGACGCCGTGGACTGTGCCACCCAGGCCATGGAGAAGTACAACATAGAGAAGGACATTGCAGCTTACATCAAGAAG GAGTTTGACAAGAAGTACAACCCTACATGGCACTGCATTGTTGGGAGGAACTTCGGCAGCTATGTGACCCACGAGACAAAGCATTTCATTTACTTCTACCTGGGCCAAGTGGCCATCTTGCTCTTCAAATCCGGCTGA
- the srsf1a gene encoding serine/arginine-rich splicing factor 1A: MSGVVRGPAGNNDCRIYVGNLPPDIRTKDVEDVFYKYGAIRDIDLKNRRGGPPFAFIEFEDPRDADDAVYGRDGYDYDGYRLRVEFPRSGRGSGRGGFSGGGLGAPRGRYGPPSRRSENRVVVSGLPQSGSWQDLKDHMREAGDVCYADVYRDGTGVVEFVRKEDMTYAVRKLDNTKFRSHEGETAYIRVKVDGPRSPSYGRSRSRSRGSRSRSRSRSASRSRSNSRARGRGSPRYSPRHSRSRSRS; the protein is encoded by the exons ATGTCGGGTGTTGTGCGAGGCCCTGCTGGCAACAACGACTGCCGAATTTACGTGGGAAATCTCCCCCCCGATATCCGCACCAAAGATGTGGAAGATGTCTTCTACAAATACGGAGCGATCCGAGACATCGATCTGAAGAACCGGAGAGGGGGGCCTCCCTTCGCCTTTATTGAGTTTGAGGACCCGAG GGACGCAGACGATGCTGTGTACGGACGTGATGGATATGACTACGACGGCTACCGGCTGCGTGTGGAGTTTCCCCGGAGCGGCAGGGGCTCAGGCAGAGGAGGCTTCAGCGGGGGGGGACTTGGCGCTCCTCGGGGCAGATATGGGCCCCCATCCAGACGCTCCGAGAACAGGGTCGTAGTCTCGG GGCTCCCCCAGAGTGGCAGCTGGCAGGACCTGAAGGACCACATGCGTGAGGCTGGCGATGTGTGTTACGCTGACGTTTACAGAGATGGAACCGGGGTTGTAGAATTTGTGCGCAAAGAAGACATGACCTATGCCGTTCGAAAGCTGGACAACACCAAATTCCGCTCACATGAG GGAGAGACTGCGTACATTCGTGTGAAAGTAGATGGTCCCCGCAGCCCGAGTTATGGAAGATCACGCTCCCGTAGCCGTGGCAGCCGGAGCAGGAGCCGCAGTCGCAGCGCCAGCCGCAGCCGCAGCAATTCCCGTGCCCGTGGCAGAGGATCGCCCCGCTACTCGCCTCGTCACAGCCGCTCTCGCTCTCGTTCCTAA